From the Oscillospiraceae bacterium genome, one window contains:
- a CDS encoding AMP-binding protein — protein MKKSKALFEQQPLAMGPLTDLREVLNRALLLYGDKTVLRESQNGEIAQYSCKNIVDDVNALGTALLDYGFADTHIALVGENSYNWFITYMAVVCGLGVIVPLDKELQDEDLKNLALKGDATALFYTRSYRGAA, from the coding sequence ATGAAAAAGAGTAAGGCATTATTTGAGCAGCAGCCTTTGGCAATGGGACCGCTGACGGATTTGAGAGAAGTTTTGAACAGGGCACTGCTGCTGTACGGAGACAAAACAGTCCTGCGGGAAAGTCAAAACGGTGAAATCGCACAGTATTCCTGTAAAAATATTGTCGATGACGTCAACGCGCTGGGCACCGCGCTGCTGGATTACGGCTTCGCGGATACGCATATTGCTTTGGTGGGTGAAAATTCTTACAACTGGTTTATCACCTATATGGCGGTGGTGTGCGGATTGGGCGTGATTGTCCCCTTGGATAAAGAACTTCAGGATGAAGATCTGAAAAATCTTGCGCTGAAAGGCGACGCGACGGCGTTATTCTATACGCGTTCTTACCGGGGCGCGGCG